Within Populus trichocarpa isolate Nisqually-1 chromosome 6, P.trichocarpa_v4.1, whole genome shotgun sequence, the genomic segment GGGGCTGTCGCGGGGGGCGCGACGTCGTCTGGCGATGGCGGAGGCTCTATGTCGTGCCTCCTGGTGAGGGGTGTTGTGTGTTGGAAagggttttggatttaatcataaaattatgattaatgtaagaagtcgtcacctagtattatggtcactagaaacctatggtctgcgagagtctgagtaagggactggttgtgcaaggggaagacgcatcacccccagtgcaccttacctaaggtaagctgcattgttgtttgattgtttttctatgcCGGGTTTTTATtcattggtcttttctaaggttcaaggcagatctctcttcatgagagagtctctaccttgtCGGGTTAAATcttaaccgttctaaagtctgaattttagcatcgcatatTTTACACcttatatctttaatacctgagggtgtactttatcgtgtaattttacaccccacaaatattaaagtctacatctggatccTAAAAAAGGTTAGAAAAAGGTTTTTGACGTGTTGAccaaattctaatggataatcataaactggttatgatatccctttttgatttttttaaacatgaaaaagatgcattttttttatgaaaaatatgcttggaaaaattttaagatttggccgtatgcaataaaatattttttctttttgaaaatgttttgattttttttttgaaatatttcggagaaaaaccgggtattttaatactggatttgtattttacaatgtaaatatacaatcagatattatgcaaaattagtagaaaaatatttgagaaaatcacaaatttttttaaggatttttgaattttttgtgtggaatttttcgtttttttttatatattttaaaaaagaaatatataatataatattatatattaaataaatattattaaaacaggTGGGCTGGGTCGGCCCAGATGACTGGGCCAGGCATAAACCCAGAAACAGTGGGCCTATATCGGCCCATCAtactttctttctctcctttttagggGCCGGACCCGGACCATACATTTGGTCTGGGCCAGAGCTGGCCTGGCCCAAGTGAAATTAATTATGTGCAGAACGTGAACAACAACCTTGCAGTTGCAGCCGGCGGAGTGGAGCGGGAGGCAACCTTGCGGGGGGAGAAGCAATTGCTGTCACCGGCCTGGAGTGAGGTTGGAGGTGGTCCGGGTAGTCGCCCTGAAGCTGGTGGCGGCGTCTGTGGAGGAGTCGGTGCTGCTGCTGCCGATActggagaaggaagaaaatgaaaatgatggtGTTGATGGGCTGCTGCCGCTGTGGAGGAAAAAGGAGGTGCTTTCGGTGAAGAGGAATAAGTGTGGTGGAGAGGGTGGAAGACGAGCTGGTGGCAGCGTGGCTTGGAGTCGCTGAGAGCACGGTGGAGAGAGAgtgtagagagagagacttgttgcagaaaaagaaaaaaaactggggAGGAGGCTGGTTTTTTGTCAACTTTGGACTCAATGTTTTTCCTCTCCCAGGCCATCAACGCCTTGGACTCAATGTTTTTCCTCTCCCAGGCCATCAACGCCGCCTCTATTTATAAGCGGTGGAAGAGGAAAATCTTGTCTACACTGGGAAaaaatttcagcccttgattctgTTGCgaaggatcccaaccgttggttcaaatTAGCCTCCCTGAGTTGTCAAATCTGCAGGAAAAGGCTGCCTGAGTTGACCTCTTCACGCCGTCGCCGGTGCCGCCGTGTTGTCATTCATCCTGAAACGTTCACATGGGGTTGTAGAGGAACTGCAGGGGATCCGTTTAGTGcaagtttgttttgatttgatggaGAAATCAAGCAATAAATGCACCTGCAAATAAGGCTCCAAAGCAGTTTAATTTCTTTCGggtaaaagaagaagacaatgaacagtgacaagacgacgcgtcgtctggtcctcttttttttttttaaatgcacaaCGGCGCCGTTGTGGACTGAATTAGGgatttaaacagttttcaatttagtcctccatcTTCTAATGTCTTTCAATTGAACCCTTAATGGCCTCTAAACTTCTGTTTTAATGCAATTAAGTTcctgatgaacttcaattggAACCCCGAAGTTACGCGCCTATTGTAATATGGTCCTTGGCCtcggattttgtcaatttaacccctaattgaccatcaaactttcaatttcttcaatttcacccccggtttttgtcaattaagcccCCAAATTTTTAcgccttttgcagattggtccttggctgtcaatttcttcaatttaacccctaattgttcccaaaacttcaattgtcttgcaatttaacccctaatttcaatcaattaatttgaaaaaaaattaaatttggtcttttaaaattccaatcttctcaattaagcccaaattaggctcccaaacttaatttttcaccaattaagctccaaataaaattaatttgacccatttaaagtataattaagtccttgcacttaattaaatccttcaattggacccaaattaattcttaaacataattaaaatttaatttggcttatgattaaatcaaattggcctattaaaaatttaattatgtcattgggcttaatttttatgcaaatttgtccaataatcatttaatttaaccttgaatttgcatttttttctccattcgtgggcataatggggtacaattagaccttgaatttctttcaaaaattacagcttgatttcccggcctgctttctccacgttgccagcctttattttattttttgatttttattttgaaaaaaattgattttgaaggaataacccagaattggatTATTCAGGAGACTAATAAACTTGTCAAAAAATGTAGAGAATAACATAGAAATGAACCTATAATTATTTTCTGGTCTGACTATTTAGACCAGAACAGAACACTACACCAAGCAGAAGAAAAACAGCCCTCTGGTTATGATTTTGTTCTATATTCAATCTACAAGTTCCTCTAGCAGTTGATGCCGCACTGCTCAACGTCTGGTCCAGTCACCCTTGTTGTAAAAGGATCCACACGTACCCAGAGCAGGGAGAAAATAGAGGCAAGGAGAACCGACCATACAACAATGATAGTAGGTGTTCGGTTCTGGCGTCCCATCAGACCCTTGAGGAAAGGGTAAAGATGAATAATCACccagaaagcaaagaaaagcttGCCAAAGAGGGGACCCCAAGATTGATAACCACTGTTTATGGCGTAGGAGACTCCAGCAACCACTCCAACTAGATTGATTATGAGGAGAGTAGTTGGTGGGATAAGTAAAGTTGTCCACTTGAACATATATAGCTCGGTAAAATCACCATCTTCATCGGATGCTTTTGAAGTGACAGTAAAATTGGTATCTATTCCAGCAAGGACTTTCAGCAGGCCTTGGAAGACAGCAAATAGATGAGCTGACACACCTCCAATAACCCAGAACTGCTCATTTCTCCACCATTCGTCAATCCCAACACCACTCCATCTCATTTCCAAAATACCAGTTGCAAAGATTGATAGAAAGAGGGATATGAACCAGATACTGGCGATGTTACTAATCTGcaatacaacaaaacacaaatcagGCATGTAAACTCCCCGGAATATTACTTTTCAAGAGAAAACACAGAAGAACTGTCTTTTTTCTGCAGACAAGTTCTCGCAGTTCAATTCAAGtcagaaaagaagaaaactacaTTCTCATTCCGCAGTTAGCAACAAAAATATTACTCTCAGGCCAGGATCTTGTTGTTCCATAATGTCAAAAGTTTCATACTTAACCAAAAGCAGAGACGGCGAATGCAACTATTTTCACCTGTGGAATAATGAACTTTCCAGTAAGAAGGCAAACGGCTGGCAATGTACAATAGGCAAGAAGAGGAATAGCGGTGATTGGATAAATGGTGGTATTGATATATGCAAATCTCTCGAGCCATTTTAGCCTTCCACTATAGCCATACCATATAGGGCAGTGACGACTGAGAAGAATTTCAACTGAACCTAAAGCCCACCGAAGCACTTGATTTAGACGATCAGAAAGATTAATAGGAGCAGATCCTTTAAAGGCAGGACGCTTTGGCATGCAATAGATTGATCTCCAACCACGAGCATGCATCTTGAATCCTGTAAGGATATCTTCTGTAACTGAACCATAAATCCATCCTATCtgcaaaaagaaagaacaaaatgtTTATTAGGAACACAAAATTAATGTGTTGACATAAGCTACAGCTAGGGATGCATATAAAGCTCcttctcttccattttttttgggGCTGAAGAAAAGAGAGTCTGTGGCTTGCAGTATATTCGTCCATATTTAcagcataaaaagaaattggtaTCAGCACGAGGGATGAAAAAGGGTTAACGTACTTCACTTCCCCAGTCTGTCTTGTCTTCATATCCACAGCTGATGACATGAATAGCTTCTTTTAGAAGAGACTCTGGGGTGGCAGATCCAGGAACACCGCCGTTCTCCATAAGGGTGGAAGCAACAAACACGGTTGATTGACCAAATCTTTTCTCAAGTGTCATTTGAGACATGAGCAATGACTTTTCGTCATCGAATCCAGTACCTTTTGAAGAAAGTTACAGAATATCAGCATTGCAAGCACAGAGAAGAGGTAACAAAAAACTATCAGACAACAAACTACCATCTATTTAGCACAACTGAACACTTATTGGAAGTAACTTCTTTTACGTGTCAATAAATCTTTAAACCCTATCCTGAAGACAAGTTTCAGCAAGATTACAGTCATTTAGGAAATGAATAGaagtaaaataatttcaacCTAAATTATATTAAGTTTGAATCATTAAAGATAGAAGGGAGAACCATGTGTTTTTTGACATGTCACCAACTTATGTAAGTATATATTCATGTCTGAAGAATGAACAGGTGACGGATCTGGTGCAAGTTGTatccaaggaaaaagaaaaatccatgcTTACCTTCAACCCCTTCTTCTATATCTTCTAAATTGAATACGGGCAAAGCAGGGTCAACATGCTTGCTCgattttttcttactttcctTTCTACCTGATCCTGAACTCTTCTTCCGGGATCCACCAAAGCATGAAGACAGAAATCCTGGTTTCTTATGCTTAGGCTTGAGAGGAGGCTCATAGCCATACAAGGCTGTTCTATTGAAAACACACCCTGTACCCACGTATACAGGGCCTTGGATTCCATCCAATCCTCTTAAATTTATCTACCATCGCATAAGCATCAACACAATATCAAGAAGACAAAACATATATGAATTTCATTTTCTGTAACATGTAATGAATAGTTCTGCATGCCACATACATcatgaaacaataaaagagGACAAATTTGTGCCAAAGGTTGCAGTAAGTACTTACATCAAAGAAAACCGTGTTACGGTTGGCATATCGATCATTTCTATCAATCCCATCAAATCTCTGGGGAAACTGGACATAACACACTGTTCTTCCAAGATTAGGATCCATTAGAAAACACATAGCTTCTCTCAATGCCTTGCTGTTGTTTATGTAATGATCACAATCAAGATTTAACAAGAAGGGTCCATTGGTGAGAACTGCTGAAACACGAACCTGTATGAGATACATGTTAGTTAGTAGTAAAACCTTAGTAGATTCCGATATTGATAATACTGAGAACTTACAAGTGCATTCATAGCACCAGCTTTCTTATGATGCTGAAAACCAGGACGCTTCTCACGAGATACATACACCAGTCGTGGAAGTTCATTACCCTCAGTGTCAAGGCCTCCACTATGGCCCAAGAAAACCTGCAAATTATAAGGTAAATAGGATTAGACACCATAAAATGTGTTGATGCCAACAAGAAAGTATGATCCAagagaaatcaataaaaaacaaaggctGCTTAAAACAGTCACTCCTGTGTTGTGACGCCCGGATCACAATCAGCAAGTGGAATAGAAAGGTTATATGCAGAAGTATAAAAAGAACTATCCAATTGCCATTTACAGGAGTGCAATACACGAGAACATCCCGACATCCCGACATTGCGGATTTTGTGCGGGTAGTAGTTATCCTAAGAAGGCATTTCTTACTGAGGAACATCCTAACTTAGTTTGAAAATGGACAAACCTGGATCATTCCTGGATGATCTCTGGTATTATTTCCAGGCCAAGGCGTCCCATCTTGCATGACCCATCCTTCATCAGGAACCTTTTGTGCCTTTGAAACAAACCCATTGACACGAACTTTAAACTCTTCATATTCTCTCTGCAAGAAAGCTATTAGGAGTAAGACAAGTAATATACATGCTAAGTTTATGAGTAACAAAATCATTCAATAGAACCTCAATTTCCTACTTTCATAGCTCTGCGTTCTTTAACAAATGCTGGATGAACCTTGTCTTTTAAGTAGTCAATCTTTTGAGCGAAGTACCATTCTGGAGCTCGCGGCTCAATATCATATTTCTTGCAGAAAGGAACCCATTTTCTAGCAAATTCAGACGTTTCAGATATGGCTTCAAATGTCAACATAGCAGCTCCATCATCTGAAACATAGCATGAGACTTTGTCGACTGGGTAATCTACTGCAAGAATAGATAGCACAGTATTGGCTGTGACCAGTGGAGGTTCCTTTAAAGGGTCGACTGTACTGACAAAAATGTCAACAGCAGCCAATTGAGACGGCTCTCCTTCTTTCTCATATCTGTGAGGTATTGAAAACTTAAGAAGTTACATCTTCGCAAGGATATTAGCAAAATTTAACACCATTAATGTAGATtataggaaaaaagaaaaactacctGAGAGATAGCCTGTCAAGATATGTCTCACGATTCACTGGAAGCCATTTAGGGAACTGATCCAATATCCATGATATTGCAAACCATATCTCACAGATAACAGATATTAACCACAAAGCATAAGCATCCCTCACTGGATTTGTTAGACGGTAGTGTAAGAAAATGCAAAGGACAACAAGCCGCAAAACTATGACCATCCTGTAAGGGTTAATCCTAGAGGAAGGAATTGAAACCTTCCTTGAGAGGGGCTGGCGGGCTTCATCATTTCTGCATTACAACCATGGGATCAATACAAGAAAACAAtgacgaaaaaaataaaatacaaatatcaaCTGAATTAAAATCATGGATTTGCAAAGCTAAAAGGGAGAAAGCCATAGAGGAAAAACCGGTGGAGGAGAGGGAGGAAAAGCCACAGTTTCATATAGGTAATATGTGAATGCTGTTAGGCAGATGATAAACGGACAATCTGCTTAAAAGAGCCAGTTTCACACTCTGCTTCAGGCACTTACAGTAAAGAATCATCCATGAGCACATCAGTGCTGGCATCAAAATCTCCACCACCCCTGCCTTCAGATGGTGCATTACTAACACTCATTGGAGCAGTATTCTTCTCAGGCTTCATCTTCCAACCATCAATCCTCTCTCTCCAGGCTACATTGCCAAACCCCAGTGATCCAGAATCCCTTGTTGGATCCCTCATAGTAGCTGCAGAAAGTCCAATACTGACAttaaaatctgaactaaacgaTATTTATTTTAGCAGATATACATCCATACCTCTGATGCCACTTTCAGGAGAAGCCAATGAGTAACGTTCAGGAGATGCAGCTGAAAGATCCCCAGAAAcctgaaatataaatattatcagcAACCATTGTCGATgttaaagagagaagagaaactaGAAGCAACGAATTGCTCCATCACCTACCGAGCGTCTACCAGCTAGATAAGGAATATGGTTAAGAGAAACATCTCTGTCATAGTTTGTAGTTGCAAGATGCTCTTTTCGACCAGAACTCGAATCCCAAGCCATCATACGCTCTATCTTTTGTTTCTCATCTTGAACACCTGATGTATGATGATTTGACTTGTTTTCTACTTCATCAGAATTAGCATCTTCACCTTGAATTGGAGGGCTTCCTGATGAGAAACCAAAATGTGTCACTGACACATTATCTACGTACGCATGCATAAATTGTAAAAGCAGCAACAAATGGTGTTGGATTAACCTTTATGCCTCTTGTATTTGGTCTTGCATTGAGGACAAGACTGGTTACCATCCTTCCTCTCATACTCATAACATGGACGGCAAACTGGAAATGAACATACATGGCAAGCAACAAAGGGCTCTCCATCTACAGTCTTGCCAATATCATCACTGCAGATCTGGCacacttggattttttttggctGAACAACAAGCAAAACACCCAAAGCCAAAGTAAATTCATAGATAAGAAGACCCAGGAACAGATTTCATAATCACTATCGCAAATCTCTAAGATAGCACAATTTCCGAGCAGTTCAAATGTATTAGATTCAAAGGAGAGAGATTATCTTCCTTGATTCTAAACTCAGCAAACAAACAGATTCTCCGACgaacaaaagagagaaacaaagaacTGCTGACAATCAAACATACAGATTTGGATTATCACACCAGCGAAAGTTCAGCTGTTGGCATCTAGAATAAAGCATCATGATCTACACTTAACCAAAACTATCTCATAAACAAGTCAGACATTAAATCCCCTTCGGATCTGAAAACGCTAAGCAGAAGGAATATAAAATGCAATGAAATGGTTTCATGTACAATCATATATTAAAGTAAACAAGAACAGGAACAAAATCCCATTTCCACTTTTCCTGTCATTTTCTTTCAAGGATCCAAACATGATGGAATAGAGAACAAAGCTTCCAACcccccaataaaaaaaacacataaaacaatTCACCAGAAAGCATGCAGCAATGCATTTGTACAAATTCCACACCCTTCATATAACAATCCAATCAATTGAGTGTCTACTCTCTATCTATCAATCCCAATAATAACAAGCAAAGTTATCAAAATGTTACTAACCCCAGTAGCATCTCCTTCTAAATCCATTACTGCCCCTTCAAGCAATCAAGCAAAATGCTCAATCCCAGTTCACAAAATCTTTAAAGCAGCTATTTTTAAAGGCAACCCTCCATTGATGAACCAATGGAGTTCCGATGATGCCACACAAAAATAAAGCCTACTAGACTATAAAAGCTTTAAGTCCCTCACCGACACTGACCGACAGATCCACAGTGTCTGTTTCCATTATTTCACTCCATTCCCATTcccttttatttcattttcattttataaaatattcagagacgattaaaaaaaaaaaggctgccaaaaaaaggaaaatgtgtATCTGAATTTTATGTCAAGGTATAAGTGGAACTTGAAGTGCAAGTTTGGAGATACTTATGTTACAGTTCTTTTCTTCGATCAGATCTTGCCACGCAAGCATGAGTTTTGACGTGGCAAAATATGATTGGATGTTTAAATCATCCGGTTCCTGCGAGCGGTTCCTTTTCTCTTCTGTGCAGTGAGACAAGATCCAAACAAATGTAAGTAACTCTTCTGAACGGACTACGCCCAagagtataaaaattaatatactcGCGTTTAGGAGCTGCTGTTTGTGTGAATTTACTCATATGCCACGAGTTTTGGAATGAGATATGGAGAGTATTGGCTCTACATTAACGCTTGGAGTGTGTAAGAATGGTGGGGTTTGACATGAGAATGATGAGCTGGCAGTAACTGTTACatcaattggatttttttactgCGAGGACTTGACCGAAGTAGTGACTTTTACTAAGGGATTCAATGGTCAATTTAATGGccctgaatttatttttcttttttgagactggccttttttaaacctttttttcccctcaagGGGCCAGCCTCGCTGTtcgaaaataataataatgataacgGATTAGGGCAAATAATTGATATGAGATGATCCAATGAATAAAGTTAGTCTTGCCCATATATTTCACTATTCACTTTTCTAAAATGTTAagctatcaaaaaaaaaaaattattttaaagagagatagatacataataaaaaaaaatcaaatcagggaTCCATTAGAAAtaataccaatatttttatttaaataataccaatatttttattttggataaaaataattttttattccgactttaaattttttgaattttttaaatgagaccTATTCATTAAATAAATGAGATAGGAAATGAATTTTTGTGTTTGGGTAGCATGTGTACAACTTTTTTTATAGCAAGAGAAATATGCATAGATTTTAGTTACATAAATTGCTTTAGATATATACTTTTGGGATGatttttgtaaattgtttttttttttaact encodes:
- the LOC7496139 gene encoding cellulose synthase A catalytic subunit 3 [UDP-forming] isoform X1, whose protein sequence is MDLEGDATGPKKIQVCQICSDDIGKTVDGEPFVACHVCSFPVCRPCYEYERKDGNQSCPQCKTKYKRHKGSPPIQGEDANSDEVENKSNHHTSGVQDEKQKIERMMAWDSSSGRKEHLATTNYDRDVSLNHIPYLAGRRSVSGDLSAASPERYSLASPESGIRATMRDPTRDSGSLGFGNVAWRERIDGWKMKPEKNTAPMSVSNAPSEGRGGGDFDASTDVLMDDSLLNDEARQPLSRKVSIPSSRINPYRMVIVLRLVVLCIFLHYRLTNPVRDAYALWLISVICEIWFAISWILDQFPKWLPVNRETYLDRLSLRYEKEGEPSQLAAVDIFVSTVDPLKEPPLVTANTVLSILAVDYPVDKVSCYVSDDGAAMLTFEAISETSEFARKWVPFCKKYDIEPRAPEWYFAQKIDYLKDKVHPAFVKERRAMKREYEEFKVRVNGFVSKAQKVPDEGWVMQDGTPWPGNNTRDHPGMIQVFLGHSGGLDTEGNELPRLVYVSREKRPGFQHHKKAGAMNALVRVSAVLTNGPFLLNLDCDHYINNSKALREAMCFLMDPNLGRTVCYVQFPQRFDGIDRNDRYANRNTVFFDINLRGLDGIQGPVYVGTGCVFNRTALYGYEPPLKPKHKKPGFLSSCFGGSRKKSSGSGRKESKKKSSKHVDPALPVFNLEDIEEGVEGTGFDDEKSLLMSQMTLEKRFGQSTVFVASTLMENGGVPGSATPESLLKEAIHVISCGYEDKTDWGSEIGWIYGSVTEDILTGFKMHARGWRSIYCMPKRPAFKGSAPINLSDRLNQVLRWALGSVEILLSRHCPIWYGYSGRLKWLERFAYINTTIYPITAIPLLAYCTLPAVCLLTGKFIIPQISNIASIWFISLFLSIFATGILEMRWSGVGIDEWWRNEQFWVIGGVSAHLFAVFQGLLKVLAGIDTNFTVTSKASDEDGDFTELYMFKWTTLLIPPTTLLIINLVGVVAGVSYAINSGYQSWGPLFGKLFFAFWVIIHLYPFLKGLMGRQNRTPTIIVVWSVLLASIFSLLWVRVDPFTTRVTGPDVEQCGINC
- the LOC7496139 gene encoding cellulose synthase A catalytic subunit 3 [UDP-forming] isoform X3; protein product: MDLEGDATGPKKIQVCQICSDDIGKTVDGEPFVACHVCSFPVCRPCYEYERKDGNQSCPQCKTKYKRHKGSPPIQGEDANSDEVENKSNHHTSGVQDEKQKIERMMAWDSSSGRKEHLATTNYDRDVSLNHIPYLAGRRSVSGDLSAASPERYSLASPESGIRATMRDPTRDSGSLGFGNVAWRERIDGWKMKPEKNTAPMSVSNAPSEGRGGGDFDASTDVLMDDSLLNDEARQPLSRKVSIPSSRINPYRMVIVLRLVVLCIFLHYRLTNPVRDAYALWLISVICEIWFAISWILDQFPKWLPVNRETYLDRLSLRYEKEGEPSQLAAVDIFVSTVDPLKEPPLVTANTVLSILAVDYPVDKVSCYVSDDGAAMLTFEAISETSEFARKWVPFCKKYDIEPRAPEWYFAQKIDYLKDKVHPAFVKERRAMKREYEEFKVRVNGFVSKAQKVPDEGWVMQDGTPWPGNNTRDHPGMIQVFLGHSGGLDTEGNELPRLVYVSREKRPGFQHHKKAGAMNALVRVSAVLTNGPFLLNLDCDHYINNSKALREAMCFLMDPNLGRTVCYVQFPQRFDGIDRNDRYANRNTVFFDINLRGLDGIQGPVYVGTGCVFNRTALYGYEPPLKPKHKKPGFLSSCFGGSRKKSSGSGRKESKKKSSKHVDPALPVFNLEDIEEGVEGTGFDDEKSLLMSQMTLEKRFGQSTVFVASTLMENGGVPGSATPESLLKEAIHVISCGYEDKTDWGSEIGWIYGSVTEDILTGFKMHARGWRSIYCMPKRPAFKGSAPINLSDRLNQVLRWALGSVEILLSRHCPI
- the LOC7496139 gene encoding cellulose synthase A catalytic subunit 3 [UDP-forming] isoform X2; this translates as MDLEGDATGPKKIQVCQICSDDIGKTVDGEPFVACHVCSFPVCRPCYEYERKDGNQSCPQCKTKYKRHKGSPPIQGEDANSDEVENKSNHHTSGVQDEKQKIERMMAWDSSSGRKEHLATTNYDRDVSLNHIPYLAGRRSVSGDLSAASPERYSLASPESGIRATMRDPTRDSGSLGFGNVAWRERIDGWKMKPEKNTAPMSVSNAPSEGRGGGDFDASTDVLMDDSLLNDEARQPLSRKVSIPSSRINPYRMVIVLRLVVLCIFLHYRLTNPVRDAYALWLISVICEIWFAISWILDQFPKWLPVNRETYLDRLSLRYEKEGEPSQLAAVDIFVSTVDPLKEPPLVTANTVLSILAVDYPVDKVSCYVSDDGAAMLTFEAISETSEFARKWVPFCKKYDIEPRAPEWYFAQKIDYLKDKVHPAFVKERRAMKREYEEFKVRVNGFVSKAQKVPDEGWVMQDGTPWPGNNTRDHPGMIQVFLGHSGGLDTEGNELPRLVYVSREKRPGFQHHKKAGAMNALVRVSAVLTNGPFLLNLDCDHYINNSKALREAMCFLMDPNLGRTVCYVQFPQRFDGIDRNDRYANRNTVFFDINLRGLDGIQGPVYVGTGCVFNRTALYGYEPPLKPKHKKPGFLSSCFGGSRKKSSGSGRKESKKKSSKHVDPALPVFNLEDIEEGVEGTGFDDEKSLLMSQMTLEKRFGQSTVFVASTLMENGGVPGSATPESLLKEAIHVISCGYEDKTDWGSEIGWIYGSVTEDILTGFKMHARGWRSIYCMPKRPAFKGSAPINLSDRLNQVLRWALGSVEILLSRHCPIW